From the genome of Colletotrichum higginsianum IMI 349063 chromosome 4, whole genome shotgun sequence, one region includes:
- a CDS encoding C6 zinc finger domain-containing protein produces the protein MTTPPIWRQLPISPSTGLPNLLVSTSFSTAAYTIHVTDLANLWVESLDRKAIYKRSLNESTSIDPTDSDSNMRAFLSKIRSVFEPSHPDHDRASMTLSTTPSKEAGDEGLTLNITCELENMNPLEWPVYLQKCSRSDLATELVVPLAQAHSNGRRQVESLKEIIKQKDAIIMKLLDKLEATGTRLENVFTVLSAKQKPTRKMAEDKVKGLAPFRPEEWKAQLGEDQVDLSSLFQDVFGADGLEYRRKVDVNDTTSLDNWWTISQTSCIPIVGPKSGSRQSQQETSSSGAGQLQNKGDETKGDDDDDDFQVQSTPPHLISTRKRSVIPSYGNDDDSTEDEDTSLIPDSVPVPPLEQKAQPSRLGTIGRRVTPTSTGAPSLHKAPEPDGSETETESDEDATASLAEASSPPQRAEPRPGAREPKSGLGLIGGQARRSKTPGSPNKEPLSRVGGEPEHSDAKSPEPPKRVGLGRIGGGTRPLKVAEPPPTTAAEERGRSQADTEPQARLRETSQERANRKRDELQKELQKKAASGPARKKRKF, from the coding sequence ATGACAACCCCGCCAATATGGCGCCAATTGCCTATCTCGCCGTCAACCGGACTGCCTAATCTCTTGGTGTCGACGAGTTTCTCAACAGCGGCGTACACGATACACGTCACAGACCTAGCAAACTTATGGGTAGAGTCCCTGGATCGAAAGGCCATCTACAAGCGCAGCCTCAACGAGTCCACCAGCATCGACCCGACGGATAGTGACAGCAACATGCGTGCCTTTCTTTCAAAGATCAGATCCGTCTTTGAACCTTCGCATCCAGACCATGACAGAGCATCTATGACGTTGTCGACGACCCCTAGCAAAGAAGCAGGGGACGAGGGCCTGACTCTGAACATCACCTGCGAGTTGGAAAATATGAACCCTCTGGAATGGCCCGTGTATTTGCAAAAGTGCTCTCGGTCCGACCTCGCCACGGAGCTTGTTGTACCACTGGCACAAGCACACTCGAACGGGCGCAGACAGGTCGAGTCCCTCAAGGAGATTATCAAGCAAAAGgacgccatcatcatgaAGCTCCTCGACAAACTCGAGGCCACTGGCACCCGCCTAGAGAACGTGTTTACTGTCCTATCCGCCAAGCAGAAGCCCACGAGAAAGATGGCCGAAGACAAGGTCAAGGGGCTAGCCCCCTTTCGACCTGAAGAGTGGAAGGCTCAGCTGGGTGAGGATCAAGTTGACTTGTCCAGTCTATTCCAGGACGTGTTTGGTGCCGACGGACTTGAATATCGTCGAAAAGTAGACGTGAATGACACAACGTCGCTTGACAACTGGTGGACAATATCACAGACCTCGTGTATCCCTATCGTGGGACCAAAGTCAGGCTCACGCCAAAGCCAGCAGGAAACGTCTTCATCTGGCGCAGGCCAGCTGCAAAACAAGGGTGACGAGaccaagggcgacgacgatgatgacgattTCCAAGTGCAATCAACGCCGCCACATCTCATTTCCACTCGCAAGCGTTCCGTCATACCCTCGTATGGGAACGATGACGATAGcaccgaggatgaggataCTTCGCTGATACCTGACAGCGTTCCCGTGCCTCCGTTGGAGCAGAAGGCCCAACCTTCACGTTTGGGAACGATAGGAAGGAGGGTCACACCCACGTCAACTGGCGCACCGTCTCTTCACAAAGCACCGGAACCTGACGGATCCGAGACCGAGACGGAGTCTGACGAGGACGCTACCGCCTCGTTAGCTGAGGCTTCATCGCCACCTCAGCGTGCCGAACCGCGGCCCGGTGCGAGGGAACCAAAGAGTGGGCTTGGTCTTATCGGGGGCCAAGCTCGACGGTCCAAGACTCCGGGATCTCCCAACAAAGAACCATTGAGTCGTGTCGGTGGAGAGCCAGAGCATTCCGACGCCAAGTCACCCGAGCCGCCAAAGAGAGTCGGGCTAGGTCGCATCGGCGGAGGCACCCGCCCTCTCAAGGTGGCCGAACCGCCGCCTACTACGGCGGCAGAGGAGCGAGGCCGATCACAAGCAGACACAGAGCCTCAGGCGAGACTCAGGGAAACCTCGCAGGAACGGGCGAACAGAAAGCGAGATGAGCTTCAGAAGGAGTTGCAGAAAAAGGCCGCGTCAGGACCGGCGCGGAAAAAGCGGAAGTTCTAA